The Gadus macrocephalus chromosome 9, ASM3116895v1 genomic interval gtgtggccagcaGAAGTGCTGGGATGCTTCCCAGGCGCTGTGAAACATGAATCTGTAAACGCAGACGGACTAAAGAGACGACTCGCTAGATCTCAGATAGACTCCGACATTCTGCAGTCTTCACAGAAATCCGAATCCTGTTTGGACGATTCTCGTTCACCAGGAATGACTAGAATAAAAGCGGGCAGATTGTGAAAGGTCTTCTGCTGCTGGTTGTGTTGCATGGGACCAACCgtctccttgtgtgtgtttagtgtcgTTACTGAAGGACCTGAAGCACGCCAACATCGTCACTCTGCACGACATCATCCACACGGACAAGTCCCTCACGCTGGTCTTCGAGTACCtggtaacgcacacacacgcaaagacatgcatgcaaagaaacaaagacacacacacagacccacacacacacacgcacgcacacacagacacacatatgtgcacacacacacgccaagagacacagacgcacacagagacacaaagacacacacacactctgacacccccccccccccccccctaagttGATGCTATTCAGTTCCACCTGTACCTGTCCTTCTCCGTTATTCATGTTTGACCTTCTCCCCTCCTTCAGGACAAGGACCTGAAGCAGTACATGGACGACTGCGGCAACATCCTGAGCATGCAGAACGTCAAGGTGAGCGCccagccccgctgcccgctggcAGGCTGCTTCAGGTTCGGCAGGGTGCTTCAggcaggctgcttcagaccCCCACACTGAGGCCAGAGGCCCGCTGGCAGGCTGCTTCGggcaggctgcttcagaccCCCACACTGAGGCCAGAGGCCCGCTGGCAGGCTGCTTCAGGTTCggcaggctgcttcagaccCACACTGAGGCCAGAGGCCCGCTGGCAGGCTGCTTCAGGCAGGCTGCTTTGGCCTGAGGGCAGGCTGCTTCATGTTCAGCCCGGCTGCCTGCGGTCAGGCTGCTTCGGGCCTGTCACACTGGGGCCAGAGGCCTGGGATTCCTTCAgtctgccccctgctggcggaACCCTTCTGGACTAACTACATCTGAACAAAATCTGATACATTAAAATCTTGCAGCGTGATTGGAAATATAATTATCTCATGAGAgaaagcattaaaaaaaaatctttgccAATTTGGAAATTGAACAAATTGACCATATATAATTGTTACCGCTTGTTTTAATGAAAACCTAATTAAACAACATTTATATTGGATTGTAGTTTGGATCCGATTCGGGACCTACTTTGTATTCCGCTCACGTCTGCAGGTTCCAAAACGCTCAGAGTCTaatctcaccgccgcggcctcACAGACGGCTTTGTCGCTATGCTAATGAGCGGTAACCTGTAAAACACGTCTTCCTTTGGCAGATCTTCCTCTACCAGATCCTGCGGGGGCTGGCCTACTGTCACAAACGGAAGGTTCTCCACCGAGACCTGAAGCCACAGAACCTTCTCATCAATGAGCGCGGAGAACTCAAGCTAGCAGACTTCGGTACGACGGCGAGAACATGATCCTAATGGCGGTGTTTCATCTGTATGATCGCATGTTTCTAAATAAGAAGACGCATCGCATCCATGCCCCCATGTTTTAAGCATAGCAGTATTGGAAtgtcatttattattatgttagAGGTAATAGTGTTTTGGTTATGGTTTTGatattaatcgtgattaatgaTTTTCCATCATGGGgcaaaattattattaattattaggcTGGGTTACGGACGATTTACGTTGATTTAGGTTTCTACAATCCTACAACTCACTAGATCGACAACAaaatatcccatgatgcattataATGCCCCAGCCCTATAGCCTGTATTTGTTTTAAAGGTTTTGCTCGTATAACTCAACGTTGGGGCTCAATTCGTTCAGATTCTTCTATTGAGAATGATGAGGTTTAAACCTGCTTTATGTAACTTTCTAAAGCAGCAACTtactcttttaaaaaaaaaagaataataataataatcaatatcAACAACTGTATTAACGACCAAAGCCACAAAAGACTGCTGTTGAGAAAACTTTCATTGTGCAGttttaaacaaacaagcaaacttTTCATAGGCATTTGTCAAAAGAATGAGAAAAGACTATATATatggctgtcggtacagtaaggatgttcatagaaccaagtgccaagcactaacaatcactagattaacccattcctcgtatacaacaaagatagctagggtacTCAATGCTAAGTACTGTACGATTGCAAGGTCGTACAACATTCAATAAGTGTCCATTAAGTACCAGGacgaacaaaacaaaacccgCTTCATCTAGTGACAGGAGATGGACGATAGAGATAGACAAGGGAGATAGACGATGGACAGAGATAGATGGATGATAACCATAGATGGAGATAgactatatagatggatagtaAACGTCCTGGTTTATTAACTGtcctctccctgtgtttccaGGCCTGGCGAGGGCCAAGTCGGTCCCCACAAAGACGTACTCCAACGAGGTGGTGACCCTCTGGTACCGGCCCCCCGACGTGCTGCTGGGCTCCTCCGAGTACTCCACGCAGATCGACATGTGGTGAGTTACTCCACCCTTATAGCAGCCTATGAGGGGGGAGcagatctgacacacacacacacacacacgtacacacgtacacgtacacacacacacacacacacacacacatacacacgtacacacacatacacacacgtacacacacacacacacgtacacacacacacacacatgtacacacacacacacgcacacacacacccccccctgaTAGACGTGTGGTGAGTTGCTCCACCCTGATAGaccagggttgggtggtgtttggtcgGTATGTGTGGAGGTGTGACGGTGTGTTCTGCTGACGGCCGTATTGCGGCCTGCTTTAATAACACGCCTGTCTCTCCGGGGCAGTCACCATCCGTCCTGTTTAAGACCGGTTCAATCTGGCCGTCACTCGCCCCGGCTGTAAACCATCTCCGTCAACGGTTGTGTCGGGATGAGACGGAACGTTATTAACTCCTGATCACCGCGGTTGTGTTCGTGTTTTTGCAGAGACATATTCTCAGATGTTGCATTCCATTGCACTTAATAATTGtattgtgtccctgtgtgtgtgtgtgtgtgtgtgtgtgtgtgtctgcttgtgtgtgtgtgtgtctttgtgtgtgtttgtggctgtctctgtgtgtgtgtgtgtgtgtgtgtgtctctctctctgtatgcgtgtgtgtgtttgtgtgtgtgtgactccctCCAGGGGGGTGGGCTGTATCTTCTACGAGATGGCCGCGGGGAGACCCCTCTTCCCAGGCTCCACGGTGGAGGACGAGCTGCACCTAATCTTCAGGCTGCTGGGTGagtgctgccccctgctggacggcACCGGAACTGCTTTTACACTTTAGCGCATTCACATTCAAGCATTTAGAAGCAGaacttgtgtgttgtgtgtgtgtagaacttcttctacacaaacacacacacgcacacacacacgaacacacgcagACCAATAGACAAACAGCCCCGCCCAACCAGGTGTGTCCTTAACCCTGCCCCTTTCCTCCACCCCCTACAGGCACTCCGAACGAGGACACCTGGCCCGGGATCTTGTCCATCGATGAGTTCAAGACGCACAAGTTCCCAAAGTACAAGAGCCAGCCCCTCATCAACCACGCGCCCAGGTAGGCGTGCGCCTGCCCCCCTTGGTGGTTGCTATGGATCATTACACCCTCATGTTCTTTATATTTACATTGAGGGAAGTCGCTTTATCCAAAACAAATTGCAATAAGTCCATttgcagaagaaagagaaacaacaatatatcgctgtggatacagtaaggatgttcacagaaccaagtgccaagcattaaCACTCTCTAGGTGAACCCATTCCtggtatacaacaaagatagctaggataagatgctacacaatgctctGTGCTATTTTTAAGTGGCAGGACTTAAACCCTACGATAAGTGCGTAAGATGGGGTGTGGGGGGATAAGGGCCAGAGTCTAGGTGAATTCTGAGTTTTTGCGTACATCTCAGCTCGGATCTCCTGTGTGTTGTCTGACGGGATCGGCCGAGGGgtcatgcagtgtgtgtgatgtagtCATTTCTGTTAAGATGGCCGCCCGAACCGCCTAATGAACCCTTCAAATGTCCCCCTTTTGTCCTCCTCTCTGGCGCTAGCCCTATGCTAACTGGAGACGGGCAGGAGCAGGACTTAAGTCCCAGACCCAGGTACAGCAGCAGGCCGGTCGGTAGCGTGGCCCAGTCGTAGTGTCGCCACTAACCCCCGCTGCTGTGTGGAACGAGTGGCTAGGCTGGTAGTTGGCCCTGGTTAGCGTAGCGGccaggagtgtgtgtgctctgtgtcaCTTCCTGTAAGGAAATCCTGTGGAATAGTTGATGCCGTTTCCTCTTTAACTTTCTAACACAGCCGGCATGAGTCACCTGACCcccactgactctctctctctgtctgtctctctttctctatctgtatctctgtctttctgtctctctgtcactgtctgtctctctctctctctctctgtctccctgtctgtctctgtgtgtgtctgtgttgacaTTTGTGTCTcttgccccccccctcaggtTGGATACGGATGGCATTGACTTGTTAATGTCCTTCCTTAAAGTGAGTATGACAACACGacaaagcacacaaacacgacaaagtacacacaaacaacaaagtaCACACTCACTACAAAGTACACACTCACTACAAAGTACACACTCACTACAAAGTACACACTCACTACAAAGTACACCCTCACAACAAAGTACACACTCACAACCAagtacacactcacaaaaaagTACACTCACAAAAAAGTACACTTTCACAACAAAGTACACTTTCACAACAAAGTACACTTTCACACCAAAGTACACTCAAAACAAAGTACACACTCGCAACAAAGTACACACTCGCAACAAAATACATCCTCACAACAGAGTACACACTCACAACaaatgacacaaacacaacaacgacCACCGAGACATAGTGTGGTTGTTACGTGGTGCTGAGTGACACACAGCGCTGTCCTACAAAGACCggcacacacaccaccgtgTTGAGAACGCAAACGCCCGCGGCCTACGGCGTTGTCGCCGCCCTCCTAACGTCTTCTCCTCCGTCCCGCAGTACGAGTCGAAGAAGAGGATGTCGGCGGACGAGGCGATGAGGCAGGCCTACTTCAGGAGCCTGGGGCCCCGCGTGCTGGCCCTGCCCGAGAGTGAGTGATGAGAGGCGGTCTGCTgacacacactggggggggctggggctctgGGGGCGCTGTAGCACACTGTAGCCCCGCCTCACTGACCACTGTAGCACTGTAGCCCCGCCTCCCTGACCACTGTAGCACATTGTAGCCCCGCCTCACTGACCACTGTAGCACTGTAGCCCCGCCTCCCTGACCACTGTAGCACACTGTAGCCCCGCCTCACTGACCACTGTAGCACACTGTAGCCCCGCCTCCCTGACCACTGTAGCACACTGTAGCCCCGCCTCACTGACCACTGTAGCCCCGCCTCCCTGACCACTGTAGCACACTGTAGCCCCCCCTCACTGACCACTGTAGCACACTGTAGCCCCGCCTCCCTGACCACTGTAGCACACTGTAGCCCCGCCTCACTGACCACTGTAGCCCCGCCTCCCTGACCACTGTAGCACACTGTAGCCCCGCCTCACTGACCACTGTAGCACACTGTAGCCCCGCCTCCCTGAACAACTGTAGCACACTGTAGCCCCGCCTCCCTGACCACTGTAGCCCCGCCTCACTGACCACTGTAGCACACTGTAGCCCCGCCTCCCTGAACAACTGTAGCACACTGTAGCCCCGCCTCCCTGACCACTGTAGCACACTGTAGCCCCGCCTCACTGACCACTGTAGCACACTGTAGCCCATGGTCTCTTAGAGAGGCCATTCTCTCCATGCCACGCCCCCTTTGTTTTCTGGGGGTgtttgcgtgtctctgtgtgtgtgtgtgtgtgtgtgtgtgcgtcttcgtGTGTGTCCGTCACCCTgctctaaccctgtgtctccTCGGCAGCCATCTCCATCTTCACGCTGAAGGAGGTGCAGCTGCAGAGGGACCCGGGCTACCGGAGCTCCTCCTACCCCGAGTCAGGTGAGCTCTCTGAAGCCCCGCCCAAAAGACCACCTAATAGTGGCTCCCTGGAGGAAGGCTCATTTCTTCTCTTTTCATTTCCGCAGGCAACGGCAAGAGCAGGAGGCAGAGCATGCTGTTTTAGGAACTCAGAGTttgatttagttattttttcctccattatgtttgttttttttaaataagagaAGGCTCTACTTTGCTGTACACTCTCACGGCGGAGGGATACATGACGGACATTGTGGTGACCGGGTCTTACACCTCCGGACCCAGGGGGGAAACCAGACCCTGGACCCAGGAGGAAACCAGACCCTGGACCCAGACCCTGGTCCCAGGGGGTCTGGACCCAGGGCGGATCCGCCCCGCGTCGTGAACCAGAcccaaaaaaagagacattgtttatacacatttatatttattgggGAGAGAATTTGCTGCTAGAAACCAACTACTGTCTAGAATTCTAACGACTCAGTCACTTTAAGGCAAACATGCAATGTGTATAGAATTTTAATTTGTTTACTTTCTGAAGTGGTGTTTTTACTCATGTTTGTCGTCATCATTTTCAACGATTCAAACTCCACCTTGAGACGGTTGGgtcgggcaggggggggggggggaggcgactcaccccctcacactcagacgtcccccctccctctctgctcctcaccCACCTCATGAtgaaaggtcaaaggtcgggTAGTCCCCGCCCCGGTCACCTCGTGACCCCTCATTGCCCCATGCCGTGGGCATCGAGCAGAACAAAACGAAATGTCCTGCGAGGGTATGAAAATCCGGGAGACGAGAACGGACGCAAAAGGCGGGGGGTGGGGCCTCGGGCGTTACCGTGGCGATGGGTGACATCCAATCCCCACGTCCTCCTTCCTGATGCTAGTGAGGGGAGTTCCCAGCTGTTCTTGTCGCTGCTCGCCCACGGCAGAGCAGGGCTTCCTTGTTGGTGTTGCATGCCTGCTCTGGTCCTGAGGAGGGCCGAGCCTCagaccaggtcagaggtcagagcctcagaccaggtcagaggtcagagctcTGGTCCTCagccggggtcagaggtcagagctcTGATCCTCAGACCGGGTCAGAGCCTCagaccaggtcagaggtcagagctcTGGTCCTCAGCCGGGGTCAGAGCTCTGATCCTCAGACCGGGTCAGAGCCTCagaccaggtcagaggtcagagctcTGGTCCTCagccggggtcagaggtcagagctcTGGTTCTCAGaccgggtcagaggtcagagctctggtcctcagaccgggtcagaggtcagagctcTGGTTCTCAGaccgggtcagaggtcagagctcTGGTCCTCAGACCAGTGGTCCCATCTCCTCTGTATTCAGGGAGAGCTTGCTCTCcatccctgctcctccaccccccctctcccttataGTGAATACGATTATGGAGTCGCAGTATATTTAACAGTGTTACCAGAGATGTTTTGTATGACAACGTTTAACTTTATTTGTGAATAATTGTCATGTTTAGCATGTTGTTGCAGAACCCCTTCCTGTATCTGAGCTTGAGTTGTTTTGGGTTTTTTTCAAGAGAAAAATATTAAACTTATCAAATAATCGGAAATGGCGATTTGTGAAATGTGACGGATTATTGCGCTGCTTTGAAACAATACTCCAAACCACCACGTTCAAGCATTCAATGCTTTGTTTAATGAAAATAACATTTTTTTCACCAATACAAAAGTATACAGATTACATACTGTATATCAAGTCcagtataaaaaaaagaattacaaAAGGTTTTCAATTGATTAGAAATCTCGTCtttataaaaaaaggaaaaatcaaacaaaggcacagCCAGTAATATAGAAGCACAGTGCTACAAAATAGACTTCACCACTTACAGAAACTACACGTTTCCATTGGCAATCAACAATGAGATGCTTTTCCAAAGAATACAAAAAGAAATGGAGTTTGGATCTAGTAGCATTTCTACACTAAGCCACAAGAACTCCATCTTCCACACCCGTTCAAACGCTTTGAACCGAGGAGCCAGACCTCCAGGGGGAGAGGAACCTCCAGGCCTCCAGGTGGGAGCGGAGACCtccaggagcagagaggagacctCCAGGGACATGGAGAGGAGCCGGACATccggggggaaggagaggagcaggacctCCAGGGCGTGGCACCCGTGGCTCAACCAAGATGAGACTCGGAACAACTCGAGAACGAAACAAACAAAGGTGAGGGTCCCACATTCGACGGTTCATCATACAAACTCCACACGGCAGGCACATGTTCAACaaaacgagggagagagagacgaggtcTAAGGACTGTCGACGCTAAGAgacaggattaaaaaaaaaaaaacgttttaagTATTTCGTTCCTTCCGTTCCGATCAGGACTTGTGGAGCTGCGAGGCCAGCAGCATTGAGGAGGGGCTGCCTTCCAGGCCGGCCAGAGAGATGGGCATGTGGCCGTTGATGAGGCTGGGGAACTGGGAGGAAaagagagcagagcagagtgTTACCGGGGCGGAAAGGGAGAACGGGGcttggagggaagggggaggagggtgctgcCTTCCAGGTCGGCCAGAGAGATGGGCATGTGGCCGGGCATGGGGAACTGGGAGGAAGGGCGTTAGCGGGctggaaagggagggaggggggagggggggagggaggctgcCTTCCGgcttggagcagcagcagccgtgTTGTCACCGGTCTGCTTTCCTGTTGTTATGCACgctgcctcttcctctgctaTCTGCGCGTGTGACTCCACCGCCCGGAAAGGCAGACAGGCCAAACGTTATTTACGTGCACAAAGAGAAACCTGGGCgcctattgtgtgtgtgggggagggggggggtgagggtgaccTGTGAGCGCTTCATAAACGAGGAGCCGTTTTGAAAACCAGTCCACCCTGTTCGGACCGGCTCCCAGGGGCTCGAACAGGAAGTACTTGCAGGATTTCCTGCCTCTGGTGTGCGCTGAAACAAGACACCTCGG includes:
- the cdk17 gene encoding cyclin-dependent kinase 17 isoform X1; its protein translation is MRLRRPPLPESSMEKMKRFRRRLTQTLRGSHTIDESLSELAEQMTIEENGLKDSEPVVRNGCPPSAHSVHSFLHQYTGSFRKPPPRRPHSATGGGALTAMPRNGSRLDIVHENLKVGSDGESDQASGTSSDDVQSPTGVCLRNRGNRRISAEDLNKRLSLPADIRIPDGYLEKLQLRSPQFDMPLSRRSRRASLSEIGFGKLETYIKLDKLGEGTYATVFKGRSKLTDNLVALKEIRLEHEEGAPCTAIREVSLLKDLKHANIVTLHDIIHTDKSLTLVFEYLDKDLKQYMDDCGNILSMQNVKIFLYQILRGLAYCHKRKVLHRDLKPQNLLINERGELKLADFGLARAKSVPTKTYSNEVVTLWYRPPDVLLGSSEYSTQIDMWGVGCIFYEMAAGRPLFPGSTVEDELHLIFRLLGTPNEDTWPGILSIDEFKTHKFPKYKSQPLINHAPSPMLTGDGQEQDLSPRPRLDTDGIDLLMSFLKYESKKRMSADEAMRQAYFRSLGPRVLALPETISIFTLKEVQLQRDPGYRSSSYPESGNGKSRRQSMLF
- the cdk17 gene encoding cyclin-dependent kinase 17 isoform X2, translating into MEKMKRFRRRLTQTLRGSHTIDESLSELAEQMTIEENGLKDSEPVVRNGCPPSAHSVHSFLHQYTGSFRKPPPRRPHSATGGGALTAMPRNGSRLDIVHENLKVGSDGESDQASGTSSDDVQSPTGVCLRNRGNRRISAEDLNKRLSLPADIRIPDGYLEKLQLRSPQFDMPLSRRSRRASLSEIGFGKLETYIKLDKLGEGTYATVFKGRSKLTDNLVALKEIRLEHEEGAPCTAIREVSLLKDLKHANIVTLHDIIHTDKSLTLVFEYLDKDLKQYMDDCGNILSMQNVKIFLYQILRGLAYCHKRKVLHRDLKPQNLLINERGELKLADFGLARAKSVPTKTYSNEVVTLWYRPPDVLLGSSEYSTQIDMWGVGCIFYEMAAGRPLFPGSTVEDELHLIFRLLGTPNEDTWPGILSIDEFKTHKFPKYKSQPLINHAPSPMLTGDGQEQDLSPRPRLDTDGIDLLMSFLKYESKKRMSADEAMRQAYFRSLGPRVLALPETISIFTLKEVQLQRDPGYRSSSYPESGNGKSRRQSMLF
- the cdk17 gene encoding cyclin-dependent kinase 17 isoform X3 — encoded protein: MRLRRPPLPESSMEKMKRFRRRLTQTLRGSHTIDESLSELAEQMTIEENGLKDSEPVVRNGCPPSAHSVHSFLHQYTGSFRKPPPRRPHSATGGGALTAMPRNGSRLDIVHENLKVGSDGESDQASGTSSDDVQSPTGVCLRNRGNRRISAEDLNKRLSLPADIRIPDGYLEKLQLRSPQFDMPLSRRSRRASLSEIGFGKLETYIKLDKLGEGTYATVFKGRSKLTDNLVALKEIRLEHEEGAPCTAIREVSLLKDLKHANIVTLHDIIHTDKSLTLVFEYLDKDLKQYMDDCGNILSMQNVKIFLYQILRGLAYCHKRKVLHRDLKPQNLLINERGELKLADFGLARAKSVPTKTYSNEVVTLWYRPPDVLLGSSEYSTQIDMWGVGCIFYEMAAGRPLFPGSTVEDELHLIFRLLGTPNEDTWPGILSIDEFKTHKFPKYKSQPLINHAPRLDTDGIDLLMSFLKYESKKRMSADEAMRQAYFRSLGPRVLALPETISIFTLKEVQLQRDPGYRSSSYPESGNGKSRRQSMLF